The following nucleotide sequence is from Megalops cyprinoides isolate fMegCyp1 chromosome 6, fMegCyp1.pri, whole genome shotgun sequence.
TCTCAGTAAGACATAAACTGGGTGTAACTGGCTTACAGAAAATCCTTTTCAAGACCCATTTGTGTCCAGCTGGTATCAGTTTGTCATTGAATACTCATAATTAAGAGTAGATTTCATAAGAGAgactgttttattattgttcttttaTTCTACTCCCACAAATGGGTCGGAATGGCGAGAGAACAAAGTCAGATTGCTTTCAAATCGAGGCTGCGGCCACACCTAACGTTCCAAGTTCCCTTCTCTTGTGCAACAGTGAGACAGCCGCTGACAGGCTTAAAAGGTATTTCCGAATATGTGTCAGACGCACGGTAGTACAACAGCACCCTCATCCCAAATAGCAGCGGGATCAATAAAGAGACCTCAAAGAGCTCAGAAGGCAGAATGTGCATGTTAGTGCTCTAATAAAACAAACTCAGCACAAACAATGTGTGGCTAACTTACAGCAGACGTATGTGATGTGTGAAAGTCACCCTCAGTAATGGTCCCCCCatgcaaatacattacataacattattgtcatttagcagacacccagagtaacttacatagggAATAGATTTtaaatgctatccatttacacagctggatatttactgaggcagttgtgggttaagtactgtgcccaagggtacagcagcagtcccccaatgaggaatcaaaccagcaaccctttggttacaagccctgctccttacccctatgctacagtgccaccTCACTGCCCCTCCAACTAGACACTACCTACTGAGGATAACCTTGAACCAGTGCATTACAGGTATCATTATGACCATATTTTGTTTTAGAAACATAAATCCTTTAAATCGGGAAAGAGCAGTCACCACCAATTCCAGCAAACCCATAACTAACATACTCCCTCTGGGTGACGTCACCAAAACTGATGATCTATAATGCCACTCCTTACTTTACTATACTAGATAGTAGTAGttgtacatattaaaaatattttcaatcaGTTTAGTAACTAAGACCTAAGAAGGTGATTTGAAATCCTTTCCATGGTTGCATAACCTAGGTCAGACTATCTACCCCTCACACAAAGCCCAGAATGCACTGATAAACCTAGCTTATCTTTGTGGATTGCAGcatattacatttgcatattgcTTTTTACTCATTATTTAGAAACACTCTTGATCTcttaaatgcacaaatacagaTTATAAACACTATAGATAttatgtacacacgcacacacacctacataccTGTACAACCTTCCCCTGAGGACTCTCTGAGAAGACCAAGACCTGGTTATAAAGTGGATCCAAGGATTTTCTCACAGACTTGGTCTTCTTTTTGGCAATGCAGATTCCGTTTTCAAGTAGATACACTTTTATATAAGCAGCTGGCAATGAGATAAAGACGTAAATTGCACCACAATGCGACTTTCTGAGGCTCAATTGATacataaaagcaaacaaatctaTCACATTCACTGGCCATTTGTGAGGCAGTTTTAGATTATATTTAAGAGGATTGCACCCAGGAGTCAAGAAATACAGTAATATAAAGTACTAAAACAGAAGGCAATCATGTAATTGGGTGCTTTCACAGAGCTTGGTCATTTCAGTAAATTAGTCATGCGTGAACATGGTCCACGCAGTAGATCGAAACCATTTAGCATGGTTTAGAAGGCAGGAGTGGCGCAGTTCAATATGTTAACAGTTTGGTACATTCCTCAGTACACCAagttacatgttaaaaaaaatgaaaaaggacagcATCTCAAATTTTGTTGCATACCATTTCAAAACATAAGCTACAACTCACCTGCTTTCAAAATCTGGacttatacatttaaatgaaactagaactgaaaaataaatcaataatacaTTCAAGTGTACCTAATCAaggggtgatttttttcacaaaacttGTACAATTGCAGCCTTTGCAAATTTACCTTTGAGATCTGGAAAACATTACTCAGTCTTACAGTGATACAGCTTCTAACGCTCTCTTAAATTCCATTTCCCCTGAAGCGGGCAcgacacatttcaaaataattgttttgaaagtCGTAGACTGGTAAAAGACAAAATTCTGTGGATGCAAACGATTTCAAACAAAACCTTTTTCTCTGTCACGTCCACTTCATGTGCACTTCACCATGGAGATAAATCCACTTTGGTGGCTCATATCCAGCTCTGTGATCCACCCTCTTGACATAATTAGAGTTTTTTTCCAATTGCATTTCTTCTGAAACAGATCCATACAGGATGCAATTCTGTACCCGTATTCTAAGACTTGAAGTGGGGCAAGATGTTGTTCAGGCATAATTCAGATCAAACATCTGAGAAGGAGACTTAAAGGGCAACACCATAATTTGTTTTAGTCCTTGGCCTTCCCCAGACAATGTGCCtgatatatagtatataatgataaataatgtgTCATGATATAACCTGTATGAGGTTGAGGACAGAATAACTTTCCTACCTACTGTTCTTGGCAATGCACATTCAGTCccctgagtgtgtttgtttaatgtaaCTTCCCTGGACTGGATTGTGAACCGGTATATCCATTTGCTTTATTCAATAAAGTAAATACTCTGGACTATTGCTTAATTACCTGGAGGTCCTTTAGATCCAGGCTTTAGCGTTAGCCCTCTGGCTTGAATGATTTCCACCTCCAGTTGGCTATTTCTCTCCATCAGGCCAATCTCCACATCACCTAGATGAGAAACACAAGCATTTGTAGTCACTCAGACTTTTTTCAATGATAacagtgacatacagtatatgtcagTGATGCAGCAAGAGATGCCgggtttcattttttggttGATTGAAAATTTAGTTTCTACTGACAGGTGAATGAAATATTCTGTGGGTCCTGGAATAGAACTCACCCATGGACGTTGTTGCCAAAGTCTGTCGCCCCACAAACTGAGCTGGGCCCATCCCATCGAGAAAGTCACTGAACTGGGCATCAGAGGCCAGGCACATCCCACTATAATTAAGACtgaagtggggggtggggtggcgggtacagagagagagggagttaaTTAATTAGTGAATAAGCTATATCTCTTAATTTTGTATTatcttgcaaaacaaaaataataaagtagaGGTTAGTTCATGAAGTTGCACACTCAGTATTGCCAGTACAGATATTACCCTGCAATTCAATCAATGTCCTGTGTCACACCTTTTCGCAATTCTGACAGCTTTAGTTAAATCATCTCCGACAATGACTGAACGGGGCCAAGGGTGGAGTCCGGGAGACCAATCGTTCCTGTCAGCTGTCTGAGATAAACCCAAACAAAGTGCTTCGTTGGCACAGGGCCAGATGCAGGGGATACATAAACCACCAGCCCAAAGGCAGAATTAAGGGAATTAATGGACGTGCGATTTTTGGCAGGGTTGCAGCCAACAGAATTCTGCAcggaaagaggagggagagtggaaAATAATACAggtgttttgacagtgctctGCACTTCACTAAAGGAGGAAGACAGGTGTACAAAGAGGCTGTAGATCTGCCGAGGTGTTTATGGATTCCAGCTTTTACTCTCTTTAAATAGGAATGAGAAAATTTAAGATGTTTCTGTGAgagtctttttatttattactgagCAGAAAACCTGTGGATGCTCAATGACCATGCACGCACGAGCATATTACATGTAAATTATATGGCATATTCTCCACACCATACAGTTTGCCCTGTAAGTCCTGGATACACAAGGGTATTCACATCCAGAGACAGGTGATAGTAACTTATCATTCCTGTGTGAAGACTCGCTGGAGCCTGACAGCACTCTCATAGTATAGAACCAGACAAAAGGGAACACCttacattataaatgtattgGTAAAACAATAGCAAATATTCAGTGCACCAGGATGGAGTTTTTAAAAAGCTAGGAAAAGACAGTTTCTGAAATCCAAAGGTGCACTTTCCTTACAGTGAGAAAGCTCTGATTGTAATTCCTCAAATTAGTTATTTAAGACCTCTATTGCATGAATTGCCATAGATATGCTATCGTTGTTTTTCCAGCTGTGTCATgataacacatttattttgcatcGTTTTTAGACAGAAGAATGGCAGTTTCAGTCAGTCTGAATTCAGACATTAAGATACTGTACTGTTACTAGGGGATGTCCTGGGAGACATCCCGAGAACACAGCAGGGTCCCTGTTCCCTTCACAGAAACTGTCCTTCTCTCCCCGGCTATTTCTATCTTGCCCTCTTTGCCTGCCAGTTCGTTCTTTGCCTGTTCTCATTGAGCGTCACGGACGTGTCGAAGGCACATAATTAATTTCCTTTCTGGTCTATGTTAAAGTTTTGACCTCaatttttccctccttttttttgccTGGTCTATTTTAAACCACTGTTGGGATGGCCCAAACCAGATGCTGTGCGTTTGGGCAGGCAGGGCCTCTAGTGAGACCTGGCCCCTTCTCATCTATCTTCTGTCATCTCTCCCAGGCAATCTCAGTGTTCATCATACTGCCCTCAAAAACCGCAGTCTGTCCATTTTGAGCTTCTCGTACTCTGCTAGTAATGAGCACagtgacaaaaatataattccAATATAATTTCCCTCGCTCCCTTGTAATACAGGATccacaatgaaaacattataTGAACATCATAAATTGCTCCAAaggtaatattaatatttaatacaacTAGGTCAACAGCCATAGGCTACTATAGGCTTGCTGTTAAATGGAAATAACTAATTTTAATGAACACAAGTGTGTTTATTCACACTCTTTTATTCTGTAAATGTGCTTCACTGAATAAACACCACCTCCACCCGGTAGCCAAATTGCCCACTAATAATTTGACTTCAGAGAGCTTGAGGATGTGGAGATGACTCAGTTTTTTATTGAATGCTAAATAGCATGACAGGCTGAACCAGAAGTTTCCCTGGCAATTTTATGGCTGTGTAATGTATTCAAAAATGAAgatctaaagaaaaaaatacatatttcatccTATGGTCATATGCGGTGAAATGCAGTTCATCAATCTGTGTAATATGCATTAGAAAGGCACAATTTCACCACACATAtaaatgatgtattttattGCCAAGCTCTAGGCTACACAAAGTTAAATCCTGCTCTCTCATCATCTTATAGTAAAGTGTGGTGACTTGGAGTGTTTTGCAGacctttttaatgaatgttcaTAAGCCACTGGAGGGCAACCCTCATAATACAACAAAGCTCACAGTTGTGAACTGTGTCCTTGTTGATACTGCAGAGCATTTTGTATTAGTAAGGAGTACCCTATTCCTCTCACCAGAGCCAGGAACCCAGCACTAATCTCCAAGTCATTACTGTATGTCTTAAAGGCAAGGCTTTTGATGTGATGGTCAGCTTACTTCCTGGTAAGCAAATGCTATATGGTTTGTCTGTATACTTCAGTTGTGCTGTTGCATTGAGCTGGTGCAAATCTCACAGTCTACTACTGTTTGTAATGTTTAATCAAGACATTaactttgcttttttaaatgacacagcTGACACAATGCTTTTCCTGGTTACAGCCATGGGATGGCTAATTTCAAGGCCTGAAACAGTCCTTGATTCCatgaaaaattatgtttttcctTCATAACTCAGCTCTTGAagccttgagaaaaaaaaggtttaactTCGATATACTTATACTTTACACTTCCATGACAGGATAATCTTGACCTCTAGTCCTAGGAGTCAGGTTAGGTTATggatatgcatacatatacagtacatgcgCCAGACACAACCTCTCAAAGCTACATATCATTAAAGAGCATTACAAAGAATATTGCATCCCTGTTCCTTTAATCTCTCCTTGACCTCCTTCTTCCCGACTCCTGCAGAGTACCCTCAGTGCCTTGGCTTTGTACATCGGAGGGAATCAGGTCAGCATCGCTGGTAATGAAACACTTAGACAGAGGTCTCATCATTTCTCCTCCATCCTACACCATTTCAATGATGCTTCTCAAAGAacccaatcaaaaaaaaaaattcattttgcatttacataaaaCGTTATTATCATGATGTATTCATGAAATTCTTTACCTACATATAATATAAAGTCTTTTCTTCACCACAAATTCTCTGCAAATTTCTTATACTTAAATTTCCTGTAATCCACTTTCAATGTAGTGTCCCTTCCTGAGGTTTTTTCATAGTCAAGATGGGCACAAGTGCTATGCAATGGTCTAAACATGTCATGATTTGGACATGAAGACCATGGTGCTCTGGAAGATTTGTTTATataatgacaaatgacaaataatgacaaatgaacTGCTTTCTGTTTTAGTCATTTATGCTGAAAGAAATGGTAGTATTTTATCCTCCAGAAACAATGAAAGTAAACTAGGTTATTAAGCTTTTGCAGTGTACAGCAACCCAAACAACATCTGCTCAAGACTGGACCAGTCACTTATCCTTATAGTTATGTCTAATCATCTCATTACAATTCTACACGAAGAGATAATACTCTTTTTCTGCTActttgcagagagaaaacaatttCCATGTGCCCTTTAGTTTATAAGGAGGGGCAATTGTTGAATTGTTAATCAATATCTATGTAGGAAGTCAAAACTAAGTGTGTGATGACTAGAACTATGATTTTAGTACAGAAAGTTTTCATACTCAGTTGTAGACAATTGTTAGTgtgtcagacacacatactgtatataatacaaaaaagtcacagaAATATAGAAACTTAGtttaatgcaaatgtatgaTCGGAAATGATTTGTTGTGGTGTCAGTCTCCTTTCTTAGACAGAGCTTCCTTTTGCTGTGAAACAGCATGTTTTTCAGTGGTCTCTTACTACTTGGAAATATCATTATGACAGGGCTGCATATACTTTCACAGGCACACCTCACAGGATTCTCTTCAGTTACGGCACATTTAGTAATTCAAGGTAAAGTTTGCCAATTGCTCACACCTGTTTAGGCTGCTATGTAAATGACCAACATCAATTGCAAACTTAAAGGAGGTATTCATCACTTAGTAGCTAGTAGTTACACACCCACATTAAGCTGGTTGTCAGTATGAGCTATGGAATAGTATACAGCTGATGACTGTTTagaatgaaaagagagaagacTTTTGCATACTGATGAAGGCTTCATAGCTGAAACATTAAGCTTTTTTGTTCTGCCGCTCCCATGTCCAGAAAACTAAATTAATTCATcaactaaaaaaaacttttttctcttcttttgtttgAATGTGACCCCCCATCATTGGCTTTTTAGAATTAGCACTGCAGCAATAATGATTTATCATGATTATACCTAGAACTGCTGCTAGGAGTGTTTTTGACTGCAGTGTATAATGTCTTTGATCATGTTGACAGTTGCCAATTAATTTGACGAGCTGTCACCCAATAAACAGCGTGGCATTTATTTTGATGCTACTGTGTGCTGGGGAGTCTAGATTTAGGAGGAGAAGGCCTGGGGAGGGATATCAGTTCCACACGCTGACAATTCTGCCTTTGATTACTCATTTATAAGGAGATTAAAGCAATAAGGCAAGCAAAATGAACTTATTGTAATGACATTTGAATCAGGCAATCGAATGCCCTGCTACCAAAAGATGGTAAACTGTGAATCATATGGCCTCGGTGTTAGGGTCATTGTGGATAATTCATTTATCAGGGTTAAATTTCATTTCCAGAAAACTGTGTGGACATCTGTGGACTGAAAATTACGAGGTTGTTGAATTATGGAATTATATTGTATGATGCTGTCCATCTGCACGGATTACTCTTATGTGACAGTGAGTCTTAATAATGCCAATTTTTGTGGTAACCTAaaattatactgtgtgtgtgacctctgGATTAATGCAGtaagcagcatcagcagcagatTTGTAGTGCTGTGTACAGTTCATGTTACgttacagtgtacagtgttttGTGAGTAAAAGTGATGTCATTGCTATAAATCTGCTTTAGCAGCCCATGTTTGTCTTTGGAACACCTGAAttacattcagcagacactcttatccagagcaacttacatcagttagttattttacaatacatttatatagctggatatttactgcaccTTGCCTTGGGGGTGCAACAACAttgcctcagcagggaatcaaattggcagcctttcggttatgagtcctgttccttaaccactgtgctacgctGCCGCCCATCTTGACTCTTGAAACACCCTCACGCGCTTCGGAGCAGCTTTCCTCTCCTGCCTTTTTCCAACTCCACCAAAGAGCAGAGAGTGACTGCTCAGGCCATATGCCGGAGGTGTGAGGGATTTGCAGGTCTAAGTATGTTGGCGCCACCCGACCTCCAGGCGACAGGGCGCAGGCGCTCACTGTGCTGCCAGCCGGGCGGTGCTGAGCTACCTGGTATTGGGGGGAACATGTCCTGCTCAAATGCGGCCGCACAAACACCCCGTGCCACGCGAGCCTCGGGGTTTATCACGTTGTCGATGGAAGAGGCCGTCCTGCTGTTTGTACTGGATTGGGTACCTTTAACGGCGATTATGGTCGTGTTTGTTTTCCCCTGATTGAGTTTTGTTTCGTATCGATCCGGCACTCTGcttttctgcttcctgtttatTACGATGGAAGGAAGCAGACAAGAAGCTTTTCCACTCCAGTATTTCTCCTCAGCAGAATGAAAGCCATTCATCAAGCTCACAATACACGGAAaaactggctgtttttttttttaagtaaaaggTAACAGTCCCTTCAGTATAAAGGCctcaaaataattatgtttcatCAGACATCGGATAAGAACACGTAATATCTATGCTTTTATGGTGGTTGTCATTTCTTTGGCAAGTTAAATCTCCAACAACCAATTCAATTGAAAAGGCAGAGCCAAGGACTATATGAGTAAGCAGAAACCATTGGCAATGGCTTTGTGGCatcagctgaaaaatgaaagatgaacaGAATAAGAACAAAGTCGAGGTTGAGCTACCCATggctgcaggagcagcacagTCACTCGGGGGGAGATACTCACTTTCCCTCCGAGCCGTAGCTGTTCATGCTGTCCTCGATGGACTCGTGGCTGGCCTGCCGGACGGTGCGGCTGGGCATCTCCACCGCCAGCCCGGTCTCCGTGCTTCGCTGGATCGTCCCCTTCAGCCTGCGCCCCTCTGCATCTgcggacacacacgcacgttcACCACACAGGTCAAGGGTCAACTGCGATATCACTGGTGAGGTGTGTAGGCACTCCACTGTttgtttgagatttttttaaccAACCTTTTGGGTGAGCACCCTCTTTTAAGCAGcctctccctttccccactCTTCTAAATGACAGCGTGTAACTTCAAAATTAAATGCGGAGGCATTATTTTGATATCATTAGGAAGGAACACACCTATGAAAGATCCATTGTAGCTTACACTGGAGAAAATTTGACATTcctttttgaaatgtgtctATTTATAGCATATATTTCTGTCAGGTGTTTAATGaaaccaacatttttttttaatgccaatAAAAGCAGGACCTGATTGGGATAATATGGAAAACTCAATTTCATAATGGGTCTCAATTTGCTCTGGGTTCAGCTGTTTAGCTGCTTTTTGGTAATGTCTGCACTCAACTCTGATAAAATCACCACTGAACATTCCATTGTGTATTGTTTAGGAATGGGGATTGGAGACATACTGGTCTTCTGGCCTTGATGTAAACTTGACATGTTCCTTCTGATGGACAGGTTGTTTTCCAGCCTTGCATGTACCATTTTATATACGTGTTGTGACTTGACCACAATTAAGTGATCCATATTTGGTCAAGAAATGACATAACAAAAAGTCAGCATTGCCAGCAAATCTCAGTATCTCGGAACATCGGGTGACTTCCAAGGCACCAAAACATCTCGACTTCATCACTGGTTTTCAGGTTACATTTCCAGAGGCCAGTAAGTTAACTTATTTCttgcttttacattttgatttgcaTACACTCTATTACATTAAAACGAGCACAGCAAACATGGTAGATGTTCTATGCTTTCTACATGGCATCAGGGCCCCTCAGATGTCGATAAGGCTCATCATGCTTGCGGTGTGCATCGTGGACCTCTAACTGGGTGGTCTGATTGAAGGCTGCAGCAAGCAGTCCTTGAAATTACCCATCTGTTTTGAGATAACCGAGCTGATTAAGTATGCTCCTTGTACCACGTTCAGCGGTATGCAGGACGCCATTATAATCCATCTAAAAGCAACCTTTCAAAAGTGCCTTGTATCAATAAGTCACCAGACGGCATTTGTCCTGCTTTGTTAGTCACTGAAGTCTCATCCAAGGTAGTTAAGGCTCAGCCGTGTGCAATTGATCGAACAGGGTTCTGACACTACTAGAATTGCAAAGCGTTCAGAAATCCAGATTTACTCAAGTGTTACTCACTTGAGTATTCTTGACTTTGCTACATTTTGATCAAATTTCAAAGAGAAAGGTCTGGTTGAAATACATCCCCCAATTAgtttattttcatctttctgGCTGACGTCAGTGGATTTGACATGTCTGATGTCTGCAGTGGTACAGTAGCACTGCCCCTATAATGCAACGGTAATACTTTAACACCTACAAAGAGTCCTCCCTggtttctccagcagggggagttAACATTAAGGAGCACCGGTTCCCTCATTCTGGACCTGAGTCGAATACTATGTATTGTTTCTTCCAAACCTGAAACATGCTTTAAGATGTTTAACTTAAAGGTGGCATGTTCAAGtaacaaaaaattcaaatcatgCACAGCAACCCAAAGAAATGCCTCATCCAGAAGCATATAAAATTATTCTTGCAATTTAAGGCCTGACCATCCAAATGAATGACCTTGTTTCCTGACCCTGTAATTGGGGTTATTAATTCAGGGCTGGGCTAGTGTTAAACTGGCACAGAAAAGCatcaaaattaatatttctgaactaatgcagagaaagaggacaGTGTGACTAGTACTGAAAATGTCAAGTTGTTGCCATGGGAGACCAGTTCAATGAAATTCTGTGGCAATCCGGTTTGTGGGTTTAAAATGGTCGAAAACATCACAGCGAGGTCCTAGTGACAGTTGCTTTATGTGGATAATGTCGATTTATGCATGGGTCTTGATCATAGCTTACAACATGGCTGAACATGGCTTTCTAGAAACATAGGGCAATTTGCAATGAACTTAGCCTAACATGTTGCTAATAACAGGATTTGCACGCAGCCAACACAAGaatatttaaatcaaaaaaTCTATATCCCTTTCTCTCATCCCAATTGCAATGCTCCTTTGAACCTTTTACTTGCCAGCTTGTTTGACGTTTGTTGTTCAGTTTCAAGAGAAAAGTTGAGAACAAGTTTACCTTAACTGTACCTAATCTGACCTACCTCCTGTGAagattaaaatgtatgcatacacatcCATGATTGTGTTTATGCCTAACAGAAGGCATAAACACAATCAAAAGCAAGTGTAAAATGACACAGCTCTAATAACAATGTAAAAGAATGGTGCCACAAACGTCATTAAAataggtcatttcatatatTGATTCAGTCAATGTATGTTGATAGATGTTGTTGTGTGAAAGTAATCTCACAaagatattacaaaaaaaaagtctgcctATAACAGAGAGTCAAAAGAGCTAAACCACACCGCAGCCAAATGAGACTACCTCTCTTGTTAGGCTCACCATTCAGGGAGGACTTACTCTAAAAAGGGTCAAAGAAGGGCAAAtcaaacatttgcttttaaaagaagCTTACATCAATTCGTTTCATGAATGAAACACCAATTACTCTGTACTTCCTTTTCTGGGAAAGCTGCAGAGTTGTTCATGTGTAAGCAGACAGCTACAACCATTTGTGTTTCACATGTGGTCGGCTTCATTTTCACCAGAGGAATATGTACAAATCTGAATGAGAGGCAGTGACATGCGTATCGAAAGATGTCATTCACAAATTTTGAAGTGAAGGTAAGTGTAGTCCACCGCTGGTTGCACTGATTCATTCTATCGCCTATTTTTCAACCATTTATTCAGTTTCCATTCAACACAAACATAAGGGTCTACGTATTGAATTTGGATTAAATGTAGTGTAtacttatttttcattgtgcCATTCTCTGAGAAATGGATCATGGTCTGTATTAAGTGAACTCTGAACTGGTGTAATTATATGGTATTTCATAAATAAGTAATGAATGGCTGCTGGTAAGAGCTTTCTGACCGGTTACATAAGTTTTGTAATTAAATAGCAGATTGTGGAGAGGGATAGTGAAATTACATAACCCATAAGTGTGTACCGTGATGAAGACGCTTTGTTCTTACAGTGAGGGTACATGGCACTTTTGAAATCAGAGTGATTGCACAGGTACAACGGCCAACTTGTATTAAGTGAGACTTTTTATGTCTTATTCCCAACATATTGAACCAGTTTGATAAATTCCATAAGTATCCGGTCTGGCACATGCAGAAGTAGGTCTCATTAAGAAAGTCCCAAGAGTAAAGATAAAAATGTACTGCGAACATTCATTAATGTTGCCTAAGTTCATTAatcaaaatgacagtgacaaatATGAACCAGAACAGAATATGATAATAAGGTGGAGAATTTCCCAAATTATTCT
It contains:
- the rims4 gene encoding regulating synaptic membrane exocytosis protein 4, whose amino-acid sequence is MERSQSRISLSASFEALAIYFPCMNSFDEDDVDAEGRRLKGTIQRSTETGLAVEMPSRTVRQASHESIEDSMNSYGSEGNLNYSGMCLASDAQFSDFLDGMGPAQFVGRQTLATTSMGDVEIGLMERNSQLEVEIIQARGLTLKPGSKGPPAAYIKVYLLENGICIAKKKTKSVRKSLDPLYNQVLVFSESPQGKVVQVIVWGNYGRMDRKCFMGVARILLEELDLSNMVIGWYKLFPTSSMVDPTMAPLIRHSSQLSLESTVGPCCDRS